DNA sequence from the Chryseobacterium turcicum genome:
AGGATTAATGAATGGTGAAACCAATGTAATGGCAGGAATGCGTTCTAATGATTTAACATACACTCCGATTGAAGAAGCCATTAAAAAACATAATGAAATCAATAAAGACCTTTTATTAATTTCAGAAATTTTAGCAATCTAATCTATTTAATATAATTTTAAAAAAAAGTAAAACACTATGTCAACAATTAAAGTAGGTATTAACGGTTTTGGTAGAATCGGTCGTCTTGTTTTCAGAGCAATGACAGAAAGAAGCAACATCGAAGTTGTAGGAATCAACGATCTTATCAATGCAGAATACATGGCTTACATGTTAAAATACGATTCTGTACACGGAGTTTTCCCAGGAGAAGTTTCTGTAGAAGGTAACGACCTTGTGGTAAACGGAAAGAGAATCAGAGTTACTGCAGAAAGAGACCCTAACAACCTAAAGTGGAACGAAATCGGTGCAGATTACATCGTAGAATCTACTGGTTTATTTTTAGATAAAGAAAGTGCTGCTGCACACATCAACGCTGGTGCTAAGAAAGTAATCCTTTCTGCTCCTTCTAAAGATGATACTCCAATGTTTGTAATGGGTGTAAACCACACTGAGCTTACAGATGATGTAAAAATCTTCTCAAACGCTTCTTGTACTACAAACTGTTTAGCTCCTTTGGCTAAAGTAATTCACGATAACTTCGGAATCGTAGAAGGTTTAATGACAACTGTACACGCTACAACGGCTACTCAAAAAACTGTTGACGGTCCTTCAGTAAAAGACTGGAGAGGTGGTAGAGCTGCTCTAAACAACATTATCCCTTCTTCTACTGGTGCTGCAAAAGCAGTAGGAAAAGTAATTCCTTCATTGAACGGAAAATTAACAGGGATGTCTTTCAGAGTACCAACTGTTGACGTTTCTGTAGTAGATTTAACAGTAAGAATTGAAAAAGGTGCTTCTTACGAAGAGATTTGTGCAGTAATCAAAGCAGCTTCTGAAGGTGAATTGAAAGGTATTTTAGGATACACTGAAGATGCTGTAGTTTCTCAGGATTTCGTAGGAGACAAGAGAACTTCAATCTTCGATAAAGATGCAGGTATTATGCTTTCTCCAAACTTTGTAAAACTAGTTTCGTGGTATGACAACGAAATGGGTTACTCAAACAAATTGGTTGATATGTTGGTTCATTCTTCTTCTTTGTAATTGAAACATTTCAAATTGATATAAAAAAACCTTCCCGATGGAAGGTTTTTTTTGCTTATTATAGAAATGTCTAGTCCTAAAATAACGATACAAAAAAAATCGTTATGAAAGACTCATTAGAAATGCTTTATCTCAAGCTTTTTATTAATGCCCGTGCATCTTTAGTAAGGCTATAAGTAAGAGAAGCAAATACTCCTACTCTGTATTTATCTCTTGAATAAGAAGTTAAATCATCAGCTACAGGTACTTTAAGTCCTTCATATCCATCCTTTAATTCTCTTACATTTTTTAGCGATGCACCAAGCGTGAAAAATATCCTATCCTTCTTCCCCATCAATATAGTTGGTCCTATGAAAAAATTTGATATTTGTATCTTACCTCCTACAACATCCAATCCCATTCCTGCACTACCTCCAAAAGAAGTATAACCAGTTCTTCTGTAGCTCATAGTTACCATGCCTATAAGTGATGATGAAACTAATTTCTTTTCATAGGTTTTAAGCTGATTCTCTAGACCAATTTCATAACGAGAAACTTTGCCATAATATGCCGCAGCAAGACCTAAACTAAAATCCACTCGTGTTCCTCCATAAATAGCTTGCCTATAAATAAAGTTTCTTGACTTATCGTTTTTGCTAATCTTTGCCTTATCACGCAGTTCAATATTTATCTTAAACTCTACCATATCATTCTCCGGCTGAAAAGGATCTGATTTTACAGTATAATTTTCTAAATTATCTAATTGTGTTGTGACTAAAAATGCTTGTTTTATAATCTCATCCGAGTGATATTTAGCAAACCATAAATTTAATTGATCAGCCTTTTCTTTCTGAAATTTTGGATAAGAAAGCAACTTATCTATACCACTTTTTTCCATTATAAGGTCTAAATTATTCATCGTATAAAGTTTTACATATACTTCATTTAACTCCGAATAACTTTTCTTATACTCATCCATTTGTGATATACCTGATAACAATTCTTTTGAATTTGATATTATTTCTTTTCGATAAAATTCTTTATATCTTAAAGTATCTAAATCTGGTATTTCTGCAATTGCACTTACCTTTTTTGTTATACGTAACAATAAAAAAACAGACCTACAATCATCTATAAATTTTTTATATTTTTCATTAAAATCATTTGACAAAACTTGATATTCTTTAGTTTTCTCATTAATTAAAATCTTATTTTCTTTTATCTTTTCAGAGTTTTCAATAATTCTTTGTGTGATTTTATTATAGGTATTTTGTAAATTCATCAATACTTTAAGTGAATCGGGGTAATACTTTATATACATAGCCTTTTTCTCTAGTATTGCATCTTTAAATGTATTAGCATCTTTATCTTTCGTAGACACTTCAACTTTCAAAACATTTAATATTTCCGCATTCTCAGCTTTAAGTTTTAAGTTTTCATCGTTTAATATTTGATTTTGATTAATAGCTGATATAGCTTCACTATTTTTTTTCTTCTCAGAAGGGTCACCTTTTAAGTCATTATTAGTAATGACTTCCGTTTGTTTTGATAAATTTTTATTAGCTTCTACCTGTTCTAGCGAAAGCTTTTCTTCACCTTTTTGCAATTCTTTTTGAGTGAGATAATTTATTAACTCCTTATCAAATTTAGATTCACCAACAATAGAATCTTTAGAAGTAATAGTTATCTTATATGCAAAAGGGTTTATATTTTTAATTATAAAGATTACTGGAGTATGAACTTTTATTTTATGGATATCTTTAGAATAATCCCCAAGCTTAAAATCATAAATGATATGTTGAGTCGAGTCAATATACTTTCGTGAATTTGCAGAATCTTTTTGCGCAAACGCCATCCCCACCCATCCGAGCAGAAACAGCAATAAAATTTTTGTTCTCATGATTACTTTTGTTTTTATGGTTAGTTTTATAGAAAGTTGAAATCACAACTGTCAAAGTATTGACGGCCGAGTTTTCAGGTATTAGTTTATACAAATATCTATATTTTTTTAACACAAAAGTATTTTATTAGAATAAATTTTAAGAAATATTTAACATACTCTCCGTAACACTGAATTAATCCAACGTCTTGCTTTTCAACGACCAAACACCACCGTTGTAAATATTGAGGTCAATTTTAGAATTAATTCCGTGTACGATTCCGTTTTCTGTAAATTGCCAGAAATCCCATTGGTCTTCGGGCGAAGGTTGGGGAACATCATTGTAATTGGCAAGCCAAATTGGGTAACCATCAAATTCGCCTCTCAGAAAATCTTTGTAGTAATGATAATAGGTATAAATGATGGGTTTTTCACCATAGGTTTCTTCTACAATTTTACACCAGATTTTTAAATCCTCAATTAGCTTTTCTTTTGACTTACTTTTTGGAATCTTTTCGATATCTAAAACCGGAGGCAAATCACCACTTTCCAATTTTACATTATTTAGAAAATTATTAGCCTGAATAACCGGATCTTCATCTGCTCTGTAAAAATGATAGGCTCCACGGATGAGATTGTACTCTTTAGCAGAAGCCCAAAATTCATCAAAATTTTTATCAGCATTTCGATTTCCCATCGTGGCTCTCATCACGACAAATTCCAACGGAATTGTCTTATTTCCTATCGTCAAACTATCCCATTTTATATCTTCTTTATTTTGATAATGAGAAATGTCAAAACCATAGGTTTTATCAAGATTATTAGATATGATTTTCTGAATTCTTAAAGTTTCAGATTCGGTATTTTTGAGCTTCTTATGAGTGAATTTATTAAAATACAAAGCATAATAGTAACTGATTGATTGCTTTAGATATAAACCTGTTCCGATAAGTGCAATCATCAATATAGCCAATACAATGATGCGGCGCAAAAAATATTTCTTCCGTCTCGTTTTATGGATGCTTTTGGCAGTTTTTTTGGTGTACTTTTTATGGCTCATAAAGTTTAGCAAAACTAACTTTTTAAGCCATAAAATACTAAATAAAATAAGTAAATTTGTGTATTATGGAAACACGCGAAAAGATCATCATTATTGGAGGAGGTTTTGCGGGATTGCAGCTTGCAAAAACGCTGAATAATAAAAATAAAAAGGTAATAGTTCTCGATAGAGTAAATCACCACATGTTTCAGCCGCTCTTCTATCAGGTGGCATGCGGACGAATAGAGCCTTCCAATATTTCTTTTCCTTTCAGAAAAATCTTTCAGCAATCCAGAAATACTCAGTTCCGTTTAACCGATGTAAAATCTATTGATACAGCCAACAATAAGGTGATTACAGACGAAACAGAATTCACTTACGACAAATTAATTATCGCAACCGGATGTAAAACCAATTTTTTTGGCAATAAAGATCTCGAAAGTAAAGCTTTCGGAATGAAAAACACTCAGGAAGCCATCAGTATAAGAAATCATGTTTTATTGACTTTCGAAAAACTAATTCTTGAAAAAAGCCGAAGCGATGATGGAAACTGGAATATTGTTATCGTAGGAAGTGGCCCAACCGGAGTAGAATTGGCAGGAGCATTTTCAGAAATGAAAAAAGAAATTCTTCCGCGCGATTATCCTTACATGAATTTTGATCAGCTTCAAATTATTCTCGTAAGCTCTACCGAAAAACCTTTGGCAGTAATGAGCCCCGAAGCTCAGGAAAAATCTGAAAAATATTTAAAAGAATTAGGTGTAAAGTTTCTCAGTGGTGAAGTCGTAACAGATTATGACGGGAATAAAGTGTACATGAAAAGTGGCAAAGAAATCCCATCAAACAATGTAATCTGGGCGGCTGGAGTTACAGGGAATGTTATTGATGGTTTTCCTGCTGAAAATTTAGTCAGAAATAGATATATCGTAGACCGTTTCAACAAAGTAAAAGGTTATGAAAACATCTATGCAGTCGGCGATATTGCCTACATGGAAACGCCCAAATATCCTCAAGGTCATCCTCAGGTAGCGAATGTCGCGATCAATCAGGCAAAAAATTTAGGTAAAAACTTTTTGAGGCCTCATAAAAGTGATTGGGTAGAATATGAGTATAAGGATCAGGGTTCTTTAGCCACTATCGGGAAACACAGAGCCGTTGTAGATTTACCATTTATAAAATTTCAGGGATTTTTAGCCTGGTATTTTTGGATGTTCTTACATTTAATGCTTATTTTGAGCGTCCGAAATAAACTGGCGATATTTTTTAACTGGATGTGGAGCTATTTTAATAAAGATTCATCCTTACGCCTGATTATTTCGCCATCCAAAAAAAATAATACGCAGCAATGAGAATTGACATTATAAGCGTACTTCCAGAATTAATGGTAAGTCCGTTTCAAACTTCTATTTTGAAAAGAGCAATTGATAAAGGTATTGTAGAAGTACATTTTCATCAGTTAAGAGATTGGTCGGTTAACAAACATCGTCAGATTGATGACGAACCTTACGGCGGAGGTGCTGGAATGGTCATGATGATTGAGCCTATAGATAAATGCATTTCTGAACTTAAATCTCAGAGAGATTACGATGAAATCATTTATTTAACACCTGATGGAGAAACTTTAAACCAAAAAATTGCCAACACCCTTTCTATTAAAAATAATTTAATCTTTTTGTGTGGGCACTACAAAGGAATTGACCAGCGTGTAAGAGATTTACATATTACCAAAGAAATTTCTATTGGAGATTTTGTTTTAACTGGCGGTGAACTGGCAGCCTGCGTTTTGGCAGACTCTATTATTCGTCTTGTACCTGGAGTTTTAAATGACGAGCAAAGTGCTTTAACAGACAGTTTTCAAGATGACTTGCTTTCTCCACCCATTTACACAAGACCAGAATCTTACAAAGGTTTGGATGTCCCAAAAATACTTCTAAGTGGAAATTTCGCTAAAATAGAAGAATGGAGGCACGAGCAGGCAATAAAAATAACTACCGAAAAACGTCCCGATCTTTTAGAATAAGCTTAAAAAAACTATGCAATAGATAGTTTTGATGTAAATTTCACATTATTTATTGTCTTTCTTTAAATTTCCTTACAAAATATTTCACATACAAATGGATTGCTTTTAATTGAACAATACCTATTTTTTTTTGAAATTTATATTGTAAATTTGGGAAATATTTATCATTGTAATTAAAAATTGAGATTTTATAAATCAATTTGATGTAAGCATTTTTTAAGACTTAAAATTTTGCTATATTTAATGGTAAATTCGATTTGAATTTTATTAGAATTAGAAAAATATGTCGATGGAGCTTTTTGCTTTTTACAATGTTGAAAATTTATTTTTGCCCGATCCGCCGCAGATTCATAAACTCGACCCCACAAAATCAGGATTACGAAACTGGGATGATAGAAAGTACAGAACTAAGCTCTCAAAAATTGCACATGTTTTTCGTTTAATGAAAGAAGAAAACGGAATTTTGCCTGCCCTTATCGGCTTATGTGAAATTTCCGGAAAACAAGTATTAGAAGATCTGATACAGCTTGACCCTTTCAGCTCACAATACGGAATTGTACACTACAATTCTCTCGATGAGCGAAAAGTAGATGTTGCTCTGCTATATGATAAATCTAAAGTAGAAATTATAGATTCTGAAGCAATCACTTTCTTTTTTGAAATTGTAGACAACAAACCCGATAATTATGATACAACAAGGGATGTACTCTTTGCCAAAGTAAAGTTTAAAGAAGAAATAATGAATGTTTTTGTCGCTCACCTTCCTTCGAAGAGAGAAAAAGACATTAATCAACCCAAAAGAAACTTTATAATGGATGAAATTCGTGGCAGAATTTTAAATATTATTAACGAAGATAAGGAACATGTCATTGTATGTGGAGATTTTAATCAAAACCCGGATGATGAAAATTTAATAAAAATTCTTTACGACAATACACAAAAAAAGGTCTTACATAATCCTTTTCAAAAGTTGTTTTCAAATAAAAAATATTCTACTTTTCATTACAAATCCGGATTATTGTTTGACCAGATTATGCTGTCTGATTCTTTTTTTAAAGCTGATGCTGCATTATCTTTTCAGGATGCAAAAATTTTTAATCCTGAAAGTATGAGTACCCAAAATAAAGGTTTTGAAGGCAGACCCTTCAGAACGTATGCAGGAACAAGGTATCTCGGTGGATTTAGTGACCACTTTCCGGTATTAGTAACTTTTAAAAGTAAAACATATTGAGATGAAAAATACAGACGACGGTACAAGCTATCAATTGGATGCGCTAGACAAAGAAATTATTTATTTGTTGATGGACAATTCTAAAAGTTCTTTAGCATATATATCTAAACAAGTAGGGATATCTACCACCGCTGTGCATCAGAGAATCAAAAAACTCGAGGTGGCAGGGGTTATAGAGAATTCTATATCATTTTTAAACCCTAGAAAAATAGGGTATAAAGTAGTATCATACATTGGTATGTTTCTTGATCAGCCCAGTCATTATCCTGAAGTTGTAAAAGCTTTAAAAGAAGTAAATGAAGTGGTAGAAGCACATTATACTACAGGAAATTATACTATTTTTCTAAAAGTTTTATGTAAAGATAATGACCATTTAATGCAGATATTAAGTAAACTTCAAAAGCTGAAAGGGGTGACAAGAACGGAAACTTTCATATCTTTGGAACAAGGTATTTACAGACAACTGAAAGTATAATCATGATAAACATTGCTCAATATTTAGATTCAACCTATTTAAAAACGCCACAACAGTCAGGAATTTCTGAACAAGAAACCCTACAAAAGGTGAAAGACTTAACTCAGGAGGCTATAGATTATCATATTTTTTCTGTGATGATTCGCCCTGACTATGTCGCAGAAATTAAACGTTTTTTAAACGAAAAAAATTCTAAGGTGGTTGTTGGGACCGTTATTGGTTTCCATGAAGGAACTTACTCTATTGACGAAAAATTAGCTGAGGCAACCCAAGCAATTAATGACGGAGCAGACGAATTAGATTTTGTAATAAACTACGAAGCGTATCTTAAGGGGGATTTAGAACTCGTAAAAGATGAATTTGTAAGATGCACGCAACTATGCATTCAGCATCAAAAAATTGCTAAATGGATTATTGAGATAGCGGCTTTAACGGATGAGCAAATTGCAGACATTACTAAAAATATCTCAACGTGGGCTGAAGAAAATTTTGATGAAAAATATTTAAAAAATATTTTCGTTAAATCTTCAACAGGTTTCTTTCAAACACAAAACGGAAAACCAAACGGAGCAACCTTCGAAGGCATTAAAATAATGCTTGATAACGCAGGTAAACTTCCTGTAAAAGCCGCAGGTGGGGTAAGAACACCGGAAGATGCAGAAAAGATGATTAAAATAGGCGTAAAAAGGATTGGAACTTCTTCTGCACTCGCGCTTATAAAAAATGATTCTTCATCAGAAGGTTATTAATTAAAAACGAAACTTAAAAATAATAAAACCCATCAAAATTTGATGGGTTTAGTTTTTATACCTGAGCTTGATATTCTGCATAAAACTCTTTAGTTTCATTAATCACAGCATCCATTTCCTCCAAAGTAAATACTTCTAAGAATTTTCTTCTGAAATCTTTAAAATGTGGAACTCCACGGAAATAATTACTATAATGTTGTCTCATTTCTATTAATCCCAGCTTTTCGCCCTTCCATTCAGCACTCCATTCAGCATGTTGACGCACTGCCAATAATCTGTCTGATACCGTTGGAGCAGCTAGATTTTCACCTGTTTTAAAGAAATGCTTTATTTCATTAAAAATCCATGGATAACCAATCGCAGCACGACCAATCATAATACCGTCGCAGGCATATTTATTTTTATACTCTAGCGCTTTCTCGGGCGAATCAATATCACCATTACCAAAAATAGGAATTTCTATATTAGGATTTTGCTTAATTCTAGAAATATGTTCCCAATCAGCTTCCCCTTTATACATTTGTCCACGCGTTCTTGCGTGAATTGTTAAAGCTTTAATGCCCGTTTCCTGAAGACGTTCAGCAACTTCATCAATGTTGATTGAATTACTATCCCACCCCAAACGTGTTTTAACAGTTACAGGAAGGCTTGTAGAGCTTACTACAGCCTTAGTTAAACGAACCATCATATCAACATCCTTCAAAACACCGGCACCGGCACCTTTGCAAACTACCTTTTTCACAGGACATCCAAAATTGATATCTACCAAATCAGGATTTACAGTCTCCACAATTCTTGCAGACATCGCCATAGCCTCTTCATCACCACCAAAAATCTGAATTCCTACAGGTCTTTCATAATCGAAAATATCCAGTTTTTTTCTGCTTTTAATAGCATCACGAATTAATCCTTCAGAAGAAATAAACTCCGAATACATCAAATCAGCGCCATGCAATTTACACAAACGTCTGTATGGAGGGTCACTCACATCTTCCATCGGAGCCAACAAAAGCGGAAATTCCGGCAGTTCTATATTGCCTATTTTTATCATGGTGCAAATTTACGAATTTCTAAACTCTAAACAATTTAATAATATCTATTATCTTGATACTTAAATATCTTAGTATACAAAATCAAGATTCTTGCATCATAAATAGACTTCTCAGGAGCTATTTCCGGCTCTCCGCTGTATCTTTTTCATGACACCCACCGCTTTTCCCTTTCGTCAAGAAAAAGGATGTCGCTGCTATCCGGGCTAGGAAACCCAGCATAAAACATTTTATTTGATTAATAGAATATTTTATTCAAGATATAAATATGCCTATGATGAATTTGTTGAGAAAATAATGAATAAATAAATAGAATGTGAATAATGGTTTCGCTCCTCCGGAGCTCTGAGGCATTTGGTTGCTATTATCTGCTACAAAGGTTACGCTCCTCCGGAG
Encoded proteins:
- the gap gene encoding type I glyceraldehyde-3-phosphate dehydrogenase codes for the protein MSTIKVGINGFGRIGRLVFRAMTERSNIEVVGINDLINAEYMAYMLKYDSVHGVFPGEVSVEGNDLVVNGKRIRVTAERDPNNLKWNEIGADYIVESTGLFLDKESAAAHINAGAKKVILSAPSKDDTPMFVMGVNHTELTDDVKIFSNASCTTNCLAPLAKVIHDNFGIVEGLMTTVHATTATQKTVDGPSVKDWRGGRAALNNIIPSSTGAAKAVGKVIPSLNGKLTGMSFRVPTVDVSVVDLTVRIEKGASYEEICAVIKAASEGELKGILGYTEDAVVSQDFVGDKRTSIFDKDAGIMLSPNFVKLVSWYDNEMGYSNKLVDMLVHSSSL
- a CDS encoding glycoside hydrolase family 25 protein, producing MSHKKYTKKTAKSIHKTRRKKYFLRRIIVLAILMIALIGTGLYLKQSISYYYALYFNKFTHKKLKNTESETLRIQKIISNNLDKTYGFDISHYQNKEDIKWDSLTIGNKTIPLEFVVMRATMGNRNADKNFDEFWASAKEYNLIRGAYHFYRADEDPVIQANNFLNNVKLESGDLPPVLDIEKIPKSKSKEKLIEDLKIWCKIVEETYGEKPIIYTYYHYYKDFLRGEFDGYPIWLANYNDVPQPSPEDQWDFWQFTENGIVHGINSKIDLNIYNGGVWSLKSKTLD
- a CDS encoding NAD(P)/FAD-dependent oxidoreductase; the encoded protein is METREKIIIIGGGFAGLQLAKTLNNKNKKVIVLDRVNHHMFQPLFYQVACGRIEPSNISFPFRKIFQQSRNTQFRLTDVKSIDTANNKVITDETEFTYDKLIIATGCKTNFFGNKDLESKAFGMKNTQEAISIRNHVLLTFEKLILEKSRSDDGNWNIVIVGSGPTGVELAGAFSEMKKEILPRDYPYMNFDQLQIILVSSTEKPLAVMSPEAQEKSEKYLKELGVKFLSGEVVTDYDGNKVYMKSGKEIPSNNVIWAAGVTGNVIDGFPAENLVRNRYIVDRFNKVKGYENIYAVGDIAYMETPKYPQGHPQVANVAINQAKNLGKNFLRPHKSDWVEYEYKDQGSLATIGKHRAVVDLPFIKFQGFLAWYFWMFLHLMLILSVRNKLAIFFNWMWSYFNKDSSLRLIISPSKKNNTQQ
- the trmD gene encoding tRNA (guanosine(37)-N1)-methyltransferase TrmD: MRIDIISVLPELMVSPFQTSILKRAIDKGIVEVHFHQLRDWSVNKHRQIDDEPYGGGAGMVMMIEPIDKCISELKSQRDYDEIIYLTPDGETLNQKIANTLSIKNNLIFLCGHYKGIDQRVRDLHITKEISIGDFVLTGGELAACVLADSIIRLVPGVLNDEQSALTDSFQDDLLSPPIYTRPESYKGLDVPKILLSGNFAKIEEWRHEQAIKITTEKRPDLLE
- a CDS encoding endonuclease/exonuclease/phosphatase family protein; the encoded protein is MELFAFYNVENLFLPDPPQIHKLDPTKSGLRNWDDRKYRTKLSKIAHVFRLMKEENGILPALIGLCEISGKQVLEDLIQLDPFSSQYGIVHYNSLDERKVDVALLYDKSKVEIIDSEAITFFFEIVDNKPDNYDTTRDVLFAKVKFKEEIMNVFVAHLPSKREKDINQPKRNFIMDEIRGRILNIINEDKEHVIVCGDFNQNPDDENLIKILYDNTQKKVLHNPFQKLFSNKKYSTFHYKSGLLFDQIMLSDSFFKADAALSFQDAKIFNPESMSTQNKGFEGRPFRTYAGTRYLGGFSDHFPVLVTFKSKTY
- a CDS encoding Lrp/AsnC ligand binding domain-containing protein produces the protein MKNTDDGTSYQLDALDKEIIYLLMDNSKSSLAYISKQVGISTTAVHQRIKKLEVAGVIENSISFLNPRKIGYKVVSYIGMFLDQPSHYPEVVKALKEVNEVVEAHYTTGNYTIFLKVLCKDNDHLMQILSKLQKLKGVTRTETFISLEQGIYRQLKV
- the deoC gene encoding deoxyribose-phosphate aldolase, whose product is MINIAQYLDSTYLKTPQQSGISEQETLQKVKDLTQEAIDYHIFSVMIRPDYVAEIKRFLNEKNSKVVVGTVIGFHEGTYSIDEKLAEATQAINDGADELDFVINYEAYLKGDLELVKDEFVRCTQLCIQHQKIAKWIIEIAALTDEQIADITKNISTWAEENFDEKYLKNIFVKSSTGFFQTQNGKPNGATFEGIKIMLDNAGKLPVKAAGGVRTPEDAEKMIKIGVKRIGTSSALALIKNDSSSEGY
- the dusB gene encoding tRNA dihydrouridine synthase DusB; protein product: MIKIGNIELPEFPLLLAPMEDVSDPPYRRLCKLHGADLMYSEFISSEGLIRDAIKSRKKLDIFDYERPVGIQIFGGDEEAMAMSARIVETVNPDLVDINFGCPVKKVVCKGAGAGVLKDVDMMVRLTKAVVSSTSLPVTVKTRLGWDSNSINIDEVAERLQETGIKALTIHARTRGQMYKGEADWEHISRIKQNPNIEIPIFGNGDIDSPEKALEYKNKYACDGIMIGRAAIGYPWIFNEIKHFFKTGENLAAPTVSDRLLAVRQHAEWSAEWKGEKLGLIEMRQHYSNYFRGVPHFKDFRRKFLEVFTLEEMDAVINETKEFYAEYQAQV